The Acinetobacter shaoyimingii DNA segment TAACTTCAGCACCTTGATAAACTTTGCCATCAAATGCAGCAGCTTTAAGTTCAAACGCTTTGTTAGTTTTAGCAAATTCTTCGAACAAACGAGCAGCAGCACCCATGTCGTCTTCAGAAGTTGAGAAAGCTAAGATTGTTGGGCCAACAAGGTTGTCGCTCAAGATATTGAATTGAGTATCTTGAAGAGCACGTTTAGCCAAAGTGTTACGTACAATACGTGTATGAACACCTAGTTTACGAGCTTCAACACGAAGAGCAGTTAACTGCTCAACTGTTAAACCTTGGTAGTCAGCAACAACAGCAGCAAACG contains these protein-coding regions:
- the rplJ gene encoding 50S ribosomal protein L10, translated to MALLIEGKKQIVAEVAEVASTAFAAVVADYQGLTVEQLTALRVEARKLGVHTRIVRNTLAKRALQDTQFNILSDNLVGPTILAFSTSEDDMGAAARLFEEFAKTNKAFELKAAAFDGKVYQGAEVSVIANLPNQEKALTMLANVLQAPISKLGRLLTALQEKNESEAA